One stretch of Streptomyces peucetius DNA includes these proteins:
- a CDS encoding HAD family hydrolase — protein sequence MPSSMREMLSRAQCIVFDLDGPIARVFAGEPAAVIAREMCEAAERDGRLVEELRDCPDPMAVLYGHTAALRRSGDDGGWAGTVAKMHDLLDAYERKAAESATPTPGAAEFIEACHASGRTLSVATNNHVDAATRILTRMSVRHCFEGPVVGRGRDALRMKPDPAPLLAAMRHDVAVDRHLMIGDTGTDFRAARRVGMPFYGYHRSERGRQRLRDAGVPLIACGMAEFLPFA from the coding sequence ATGCCGAGTTCGATGCGGGAGATGCTGTCCCGGGCGCAGTGCATCGTCTTCGACCTGGACGGCCCGATCGCACGGGTCTTCGCCGGTGAGCCCGCGGCGGTGATCGCCCGTGAGATGTGCGAGGCCGCCGAACGCGACGGCCGCCTGGTCGAGGAACTGCGCGACTGCCCCGATCCGATGGCCGTGCTGTACGGGCACACCGCCGCGCTGCGGAGGAGCGGCGACGACGGCGGCTGGGCCGGCACCGTGGCGAAGATGCACGACCTCCTCGACGCCTACGAGCGGAAGGCCGCCGAGTCGGCGACGCCCACCCCAGGCGCCGCGGAGTTCATCGAGGCGTGCCACGCCTCGGGCAGAACGCTGTCCGTCGCGACCAACAATCATGTGGACGCCGCCACGCGGATTCTCACGCGGATGTCGGTACGCCACTGCTTCGAGGGGCCCGTCGTCGGCAGGGGACGGGACGCCCTGCGGATGAAACCCGATCCGGCGCCCCTGCTGGCGGCGATGCGGCACGACGTCGCGGTGGACCGGCATCTGATGATCGGCGACACCGGCACGGACTTCCGGGCCGCCCGTCGGGTCGGGATGCCGTTCTACGGGTACCACCGCTCCGAGCGGGGAAGGCAGCGACTACGGGACGCCGGGGTGCCGCTGATCGCCTGTGGAATGGCGGAGTTCCTTCCCTTCGCGTGA
- a CDS encoding GntR family transcriptional regulator — MTSHGSVPRDHTHRYLSLADTLRKEINDGTRRPGDRLPTQSELVSRFGVSRATVNRAFDVLRNQGLIESRQGSGTFVTRGEHSIPAQTGAGDGEEVWAVVSERVPPVVLAPYLEEAFEATEVTLDVFSMTTETLAARVSAQKTRITDGEIQPPRSIRARLMLPDTESPDLAIPRLKDGRDDPRVRRRLRNILQAHASMLTQSLYELRDRGQVQEVSVEVRLVPFAPQLKLYILNRRLALQGFYPPELGTITLPPDGEEVTILDAYGTGATLFPFRAAADSTPEQVGIVRALQNFFDSMWNHQATRADF; from the coding sequence GTGACGAGTCATGGATCTGTCCCGCGCGACCACACACACAGGTACCTGTCGCTCGCCGACACCCTGCGCAAGGAGATCAACGACGGGACGCGCCGCCCCGGCGACCGGCTGCCCACGCAGAGCGAGCTGGTGTCGCGGTTCGGCGTGTCGCGGGCCACGGTGAACAGGGCCTTCGACGTGCTCAGGAACCAGGGCCTCATCGAGTCGCGGCAGGGCAGCGGCACGTTCGTCACGCGTGGCGAGCACAGCATTCCGGCGCAGACCGGCGCCGGTGACGGCGAGGAGGTCTGGGCGGTCGTCTCGGAGCGCGTCCCCCCGGTGGTGCTCGCGCCGTACCTGGAGGAGGCGTTCGAGGCCACCGAGGTCACCCTCGACGTCTTCTCGATGACCACGGAGACGCTCGCGGCCAGGGTGTCCGCCCAGAAGACCCGGATCACGGACGGCGAGATCCAGCCGCCGCGCAGCATCCGCGCCCGGCTGATGCTTCCCGACACCGAATCTCCCGACCTGGCGATCCCGCGGCTGAAGGACGGCCGGGACGATCCCCGCGTACGGCGCCGTCTGCGCAACATCCTCCAGGCCCATGCCTCGATGCTCACCCAGTCGCTCTACGAGCTGCGCGACCGCGGCCAGGTGCAGGAGGTCTCCGTCGAGGTGCGCCTCGTGCCCTTCGCGCCGCAGCTCAAGCTGTACATCCTCAACCGCAGACTGGCCCTCCAGGGCTTCTATCCGCCGGAGCTGGGGACCATCACCCTCCCTCCGGACGGTGAGGAGGTGACCATCCTCGACGCGTACGGCACCGGGGCGACCCTCTTCCCCTTCCGTGCCGCCGCCGACTCCACACCCGAACAGGTCGGCATCGTGCGGGCTCTGCAGAATTTCTTCGATTCGATGTGGAACCACCAGGCCACGAGGGCGGACTTCTGA